From a single Nematostella vectensis chromosome 3, jaNemVect1.1, whole genome shotgun sequence genomic region:
- the LOC125561383 gene encoding uncharacterized protein LOC125561383 produces the protein MPKDLPSTFRLPNKFGPAIDKKLKSQHPGSMPSELVRRIIRQVEVHVSAFNPKPSPSIIEWIAKELCTKYKCLNQIDPRSVMPGYDEDASSDFKGWYLLKKQLLKKFENSRMATKKLVSDDDGTPYRKKMKLSLKVNKGKNTCNHLHVIVQDRHGYKMTNLILSSSATTQQNVNLRPIY, from the exons ATGCCCAAGGATTTGCCATCAACCTTTAGATTGCCAAATAAATTTGGCCCGGCAATTGACAAAAAATTAAAGAGCCAACATCCTGGAAGTATGCCAAGTGAGCTTGTGCGAAGGATCATTCGTCAGGTCGAAGTTCATGTCAGTGCCTTTAATCCCAAGCCGTCACCTAGTATTATTGAGTGGATCGCCAAAGAGCTTTGTACAAAATACAAATGCTTGAACCAGATCGATCCACGCTCTGTCATGCCTGGTTATGATGAAGATGCATCTTCAGACTTCAAGGGCTGG TATCTTCTAAAGAAGCAATTGTTGAAAAAGTTTGAGAACAGTAGGATGGCTACCAAAAAGCTTgtgagtgatgatgatgggacCCCTTACAGAAAGAAGATGAAACTATCTTTAAAAGTCAACAAAGGTAAGAACACATGCAATCACTTGCATGTTATAGTTCAGGATCGACATGGTTACAAAATGACAAATCTAATATTATCTTCAAGTGCCACAACACAGCAAAATGTTAATTTGCGTCCAATTTATTAG
- the LOC116614207 gene encoding DNA-directed RNA polymerase subunit beta'' gives MARKPEYMARKPEYKARKPEYMARKPEYMARKPEYMARKPEYKARKPEYMARKPEYKARKPEYMARKPEYKARKPEYMARKPEYKARKPEYKARKPEYMARKPLYKARKPEYKARKPEYMARKPEYKARKPEYMARKLRLHQCW, from the coding sequence ATGGCAAGAAAACCCGAGTATATGGCAAGAAAACCCGAGTACAAGGCAAGAAAACCCGAGTATATGGCAAGAAAACCCGAGTATATGGCAAGAAAACCCGAGTATATGGCAAGAAAACCCGAGTACAAGGCAAGAAAACCCGAGTATATGGCAAGAAAACCCGAGTACAAGGCAAGAAAACCCGAGTATATGGCAAGAAAACCCGAGTACAAGGCAAGAAAACCCGAGTATATGGCAAGAAAACCCGAGTACAAGGCAAGAAAACCCGAGTACAAGGCAAGAAAACCCGAGTATATGGCAAGAAAACCCTTGTACAAGGCAAGAAAACCCGAGTACAAGGCAAGAAAACCCGAGTATATGGCAAGAAAACCCGAGTACAAGGCAAGAAAACCCGAGTACATGGCAAGGAAACTGCGTTTGCACCAATGTTGGTAA